In the Brachionichthys hirsutus isolate HB-005 chromosome 1, CSIRO-AGI_Bhir_v1, whole genome shotgun sequence genome, CGGTGTGATCTTTTCAGGTAGACGCTGGAAAACCAGGAAAAGGAcacttaaaaatacaaaaaaaggaaacggCACCGGAGACACGAAGCCGGTGGCTGTAAGTGATCTTTCTACGCCCAGCCAGTTGGCAAAAAGCTCTAAAAGAAGCGCAACAACAAGAGACGAGAAACATGGAGAACAGACACAAGAATCGTCCTCCCGTCGCATCCGGTCCGACTTTTCAATGCACCCCcctggagaaaaacaaatgggGCCACAATACACTGAATTCTTCACTCAATCAAAGGTCAATCTATTTTTCAATCAATAATTTGCGAATTTCAAACTGACAGTTTTTTcaccttgcacacacacactcagtgttgtatatttttttgactCAAAATGCCTGTTCTGTTGTAGACAGAAGAGGAAGCGTCATCACGCTCCAGGTCGTCGTCTCAACGCACGTGTAGCCGTGTTTCACAAGCAAGACAACTTAGAAAAAGTTCAGCAAAGGAGCAAACGCTGACCTGCATTCAGAACAATGGGCCGCTCGTAAAGAGGCGACGTGGGAGACCTCGAAAGGTCCAGCCGGAGGCTACAACCTCTCAGTCGTTTGAAAGTTCTAGGCCAAGATCTGAAGTGAATATTCTGGATGCAACAGAGCAAGGTAGAGCCTTCTTGTGTCCGTCACGTCACAATACTTTGAGATATATTGCACTGCAGGAAGTCCCCTTCACAAGCCAAATGATTTCCAAAATCACAATTATTTGCCAAATTAATCTTTAATGTTTTGTAGATGTTTCTATTTCTGATTGCAATTCAGCACAGTATTTTAAATGAGTCAGGTCTTATTCTGTTTTATTGCTGCTTCATTCCCAAAAAGCTGAGTCTTCAGATCTATCAATTGATCTTGGTCATCACGAGGAACAAGTGCCAACTTTGCCTCTCCAGGAAGATGAggaaagtgatgaggaggaggaagaactcCCCAGTTTCTTGATGCATGTGGACAAAAGTGAgtgattgatttgattgatcaGGGCAAATACCTTCTCTAATAACCGGATGTGTGTTGAATTGTGTGTTCACAGTTCACACTATGCTTTAAGagggttgtttttgtttctcagaGCCCCAATCCATTACAGAGGGAATGTTTGTGTGGTACAAATTTAGAAGTTTTCCATTCTGGCCTGCACTGGTGAGTACGAACGTGCGGATCATTGATTACTCATGAGCATgctttttatttacattcaaaaaATTAGCTTGTCCTAATTTTCAAGAAACTTAACCTTGCAGATTTATTCCATAAATACCATGAAATTCATACCTATTATGAAGAGTGGGAAGTAAATTGGTAAACGCTGTAAATTAGGAATTGAGAAGCTCACAAATCATTTCAGCATTAATAAACACTGCAGAATAAAACTATTCAGTTGAAAAGAACTTTACATAAAAGGCAAATGGTGAAGCTTAAATGAAAGACTTTGGTTCCAAAACAAAGTCTGACTGTccattgtgttttaaaatgtttaaagagAATGTTTCCTTACTCTGTAGGTAAAAAGTGTGAAccacagacagaaaagagcCAGCATCTTGTTCATTGATGACCCAAAAATTCACAAAAGAgggtaaagtaaataaatacaatgtgCTGGTTTACTTGTCAGTTAACTGTTTCCACGGAACTTGTTGTAGGAATAACCGCTGCAAAGGCTGCATTGTACGACATTTCAGGAGTatcgtttttttttgtgtgtttatgttcttGAAGGTTTTTTGTGGCCCTAAAATCCCTGAAGCCTTTTGACTGTGAAGAAGCAAATGAGCTGGTGGTAAGAATAGCTCTTAAATTCTACTCTCTTTTCTAAAGTCGGATAGATTCCTGACAGAACACGTTATGTACTTGATATCTCATTAGTGTAAAGCCAAAGAGAAGTTCCATGCTGAAGTTGAATGGTCATTGGAGCTGATAACAGACTACAGAATACGGATTGGTAAATGTTGTAAATTTGATGCTTTTGCAGACATTAACAGAAAGCACAATGATATTTGCACTGAACATTTCTCAAACTAACATCGGTCTCTCTGAAAACACTGGAAATATTCATATtaatcatgtttttgttttagcatGTGGCTCATTTTCTGGCTCTTTCGTCGAGTACTTTGCTCACGACATGAGTAAGTTTTGTTGCGTGGCATTCTATTGTTGGGCAACACTTGTATTAACATAACACCAAACAACGTTGGGCTACTTCAGAATACAAATGCAGTTCTTGTCCTGGCAGTACTGTGTACAATTTGTCATCAACTACTCCAGGCTATCCAGTCAGGAGAAAATACCCACAGGCAACCTCGCAGCGGATTAACGTTGTCAGCGATGAGATAATGGAAGCACCATCTGACAATCATAAGGAGGACAGCTttagtgagcagcagcagcagcaggaggaggaggttagcAGGAGGTCAAAGAGGCTGCTGCCGGACCGGAGTCACGCCGCCCACAACCGCGCTAATGAGAAGCTCGTACATTTCATTGTGAAGCAGCGGATGGTGGAAGAACGACTTCTGGTGAGATTAATGAAGGCCTTGGTTGTGCTCCGTTCCTGATGTACTTCCTGGCTCGATGGCAGCAGTCGGTTAATAGTTTTACTGAAAGTGTATGGAGAGAGCCGATCCCTTTCTTCACATTACAATTTTAACAACCTTCTCTTCACACGTCCGAACCCTCCCACCAGGTTTCATTCAAATCCTTCACGTTTCTGTCAGTTTAGCTGAAACGTTAAA is a window encoding:
- the LOC137895669 gene encoding PWWP domain-containing DNA repair factor 3A-like encodes the protein MQQSKEQVPTLPLQEDEESDEEEEELPSFLMHVDKKPQSITEGMFVWYKFRSFPFWPALVKSVNHRQKRASILFIDDPKIHKRGFFVALKSLKPFDCEEANELVCKAKEKFHAEVEWSLELITDYRIRIACGSFSGSFVEYFAHDMSYPVRRKYPQATSQRINVVSDEIMEAPSDNHKEDSFSEQQQQQEEEVSRRSKRLLPDRSHAAHNRANEKLVHFIVKQRMVEERLLAVIRRQQQSRWLRSFLSDDRRRVVNIYLEDDQQLDQVYSYLNELYSLAAGTDQCQAMKRVPFVLDVLLPEAIIYAIAGVDNVSVTKAEEKYLKGRHISPRERQEFDLMIERQMRNKSVPKHYTLISDPKK